The Sphaerodactylus townsendi isolate TG3544 linkage group LG11, MPM_Stown_v2.3, whole genome shotgun sequence sequence AGGACTGCAGACCTGCAGGGAATTGGTTAATATATGTTGCAGTGTTGTTTCGTATCTTGGTAGTAAAGAGGGGAGAGAAGTTAATTGGTGTTGTATGTTGTTTACCATAAAACCCACTGCATTGTATGCTGAGAGCTGATTGTTTTCTAAAGTAATACACTTCTCTAGACCACAGATCTCATTAGAGCGTTGCAAGAACTAGAAAATGCCGCCTCTGGGGATGCAGCCGTTCATCAGAGAATAGCCTCATTACCTGTAGAGGTCCAAGATGCATCCTTACTTGATAGAATAACAGGTAAGAGAAATGGCAGTAATTCAAATGACAGCCATATTCGGGCTTGACAAGATTATTCTTTAGTGATGGATGTTGATGCCTTTGTTTCCTATAGAATGCCACTCATCGCTGTGGCAGGCAAGAAAATTCAGATGGAAGCTGTCTTTAATGAGggcatttaatgtatttaatgacTAGGATTATTTGGTCACACTGTTTTAATAGTACCGTTTTATATGGCTGACGATGGCGGCTATACAATAAATTATTGTATGGTTTTGATTATTCTTTGTTGGAAGATGAATGTTCTGTTGTTAACTTTCCAGATAAAGAATCAGGAGAGCAGCTTTCAAAGACGGTAGATAACGCATGTATGTTACTGGCGGATTACAACGGCCGGTTGGCGGCTGAAATAGATGACAGGAAGCAGCTGACACGGATGCTGTCCGATTTCCTGCGATGCCAAAAAGAAGTTCTCACAGAGAAAGAACAAACGTTGGAAGTGCGTAACTTTGTGGTAGTCCTGATCACTAACTTTtctttactaaaatgtttggtgTTTAAAATTTCTCTCCGTAGGATAGTACGTCTGTTTTCTTTCCatctttttcttcccccccccccttctttaacGACTGCTCCCCATCTAATGCGTGGAAACGTAGTTTGCCCATATTGTTCTCGAATAACCGGTCTCtttgcctccctccaccccagttCCTTTGACATTTATTAAGTTTCATTTCTCAAGCATGTTGGGAATCACATGCGTTTAGCAAACTCTGACGTCCCATTTTAGCTTCTTCTTCGAGACGGTTCGAACAAGTAAGTTTTAATGGATGCATTTTTTGTGTGTCTGATGGGGAGTATGCACACAGTAGTAAAATTT is a genomic window containing:
- the RPRD1A gene encoding regulation of nuclear pre-mRNA domain-containing protein 1A isoform X1, producing MSAFSEAALERKLSELSNSQQSVQTLSLWLIHHRKHSPLIVAVWERELRKAKPNRKLTFLYLANDVIQNSKRKGPEFTKDFAPVIVEAFKHVSSETDESCKKHLGRVLSIWEERSVYENDVLEQLRHALYGEKAPRKRTYEQIKVEDNNCSAQSSPCDPPQTTDLIRALQELENAASGDAAVHQRIASLPVEVQDASLLDRITDKESGEQLSKTVDNACMLLADYNGRLAAEIDDRKQLTRMLSDFLRCQKEVLTEKEQTLEVRNFVVVLITNFSLLKCLVFKISLRRIVRLFSFHLFLPPPPSLTTAPHLMRGNVVCPYCSRITGLFASLHPSSFDIY